A window of Microcystis aeruginosa FD4 contains these coding sequences:
- a CDS encoding type II toxin-antitoxin system VapC family toxin gives MRKIFLDTSYLQALADFGDNLNPLATAMAARLGNFRGVTSEMVLTELLNALCSRGEFLRKSAIRLTHDLRNDSKTIIIPQTSEQFQQAFDFYQRRLDKGYSLTDCASMQIMRQLEIYEILTFDKHFQQEGFSALLRE, from the coding sequence ATGAGAAAAATTTTCTTAGATACATCCTATTTACAGGCTCTTGCTGATTTTGGCGATAATCTTAATCCATTAGCTACAGCTATGGCAGCAAGACTGGGTAACTTTAGAGGTGTTACCAGTGAAATGGTTCTCACAGAATTGCTCAATGCTTTATGCAGTAGAGGGGAATTTTTGCGTAAATCAGCTATTCGTCTAACCCATGATTTACGCAATGACAGCAAAACCATAATTATTCCCCAAACCAGTGAACAATTTCAGCAAGCTTTTGATTTTTATCAAAGACGATTAGATAAAGGTTATAGCTTAACTGATTGTGCTTCAATGCAGATTATGAGACAACTGGAAATCTATGAAATATTAACTTTTGATAAGCATTTTCAGCAAGAAGGATTTAGCGCATTACTCAGAGAATAG